From the genome of Solanum lycopersicum chromosome 12, SLM_r2.1:
CACCGGGAAAAAAAGTCATACTCGACCAGTCATCATAAAGAGACAAGACTAGTAAAATAATGAGAATACAGGAAAACTTCAGCCAGCAGACACCTAGGTAGGCAGAAACTACTTAAGTCCCTACAAAGCTAGGCTCCAATACAATATGAAGCAAgataaaaaaaggagaaaaaactcTGGCAGAGAACTACTTAAGTCCTTACCAAGCTAGGCTCCAATACAATATGAAgcaagaaaagagagagaggaCTCTCCCAGAGTTGATAATATACAAAAGTGACTTCTCAAATGGGACTATAGAAGCATTAGTTTACCAtaagataagtacttattctcTACTCAtgataagataaatatttttcccaAGACTATCCTAGGAGGTAGTCTACATCATTTTctcatatataatttacaatCACATTTAGAAggataaaaaacaataatattaccTTAAAAAGCTCCACTGGAGTAAACCATGAGACATCACTCTGCTTGTAAATCTTATCCAAATGTTTCATGTATGCTTTCCTACCTAAAACATTCATATTTTCCATCTTGTAAGGACTATAATACATTTACTGattaaaaaatgacatatacTTTTAGATTGCACAATCATGCAGCTGAAAGCATCATAACATTTCACATCTCCTGCTTCCTTAGTTTTATAAATTCCCTATAATTACTGTCTAACTGAGGAAATTGTTGGAGAAGTTTGAGGAATAGTTGTTCAGGGCTGTCACACACActcttgaaagttctttttTTCAATAGGAACCATATGCCACAAAAATTGGACAAATATAGGTGAATcattatatttgattaaaattcaaaatgtcAATCATATAATACTTGATTTTTAAGTCCAGCAGTTCAATCTTGAAAGACCGAAGTTTGAAGCATTTCAGTTcatattaaagaaaaatctGCTTATGTGAGCTTCATAATAGCATACTCGGTAATCCTAAGCTCTTATAAACTATGACTGATGCTATGTGAATTGCACCTGAATAAAACTAAATTGATACAACAGATTATATATCAGACTCCAGCTAATTTTTGACTTCTTGAGGCATAGTTTTTGATTGATTCCGCTTCATATAAAACTGtcattgattgattgattgCTCTCCAACTAATTCAGGATTGTATTTGAGGTGTGATACTGAGAACTTATGTAGTAACACAATTCAACGAATCCCTATTAAGTCATCGCAGTAAAGTAAAACAGTCCCCAATTACCTTCAAACCGATTGAACTTAATGCTACTATCCAGAACTCCAACTGATGCTGATTTCTGGGAGAAATACCCGACATTTGGATCATACAATGCCTTGTGAATAAAATCTCTAACCTTCACATCACCGAAGAACATAAAAATAAGCCAATAAATCAAGGAAAAACTAAaatggtgtgtttggtatgccATATTAAATGGTTCCTTAACGAAATCATTTTCCACTATTGGTTAACTTGAACACCGAAAAGTACTTTCACcaagacatttttttttcacaaacagTTCAAAATTAAGTCTTGGATCATATAATGCCTAGTGAATAACATATCTAACTTTCACATTACCAAGGAACACAAAAATAAgcaataaatcaagaaaaaactaaaagggtgtgtttggtatatgCCATAAAAAAGTTTTCTTGAAATGGCTCCTCTACAAATCTGTTTTTTTACCAAGAACACTTTTTTTTCACAAATTATGAGCAAAGTTACTTCCTTTCATTAAATATCTTGAAGAAAATGAAACCATTATccaaaaattgaatctttttttaGCATACCAAATACACATATACTACAAAGAAAGAGATTTAGAGAACTTACAAGAATTGGGGTGTCCCCAACAATGTGAGTAGAGAACAAAGCTGAAGATGGCTGACCCAAGAACTCAAATGGTATCACTGAACACAACACAAcacaaaatcattaaaaaatttcagaaattaatgaaaattagtgtacaaagcaaaaaagagaaaaaatcaaCCTCTGTGTCTGTGAAACAGGGAGAAGAGATTTCGTGAAGAAGCCATAAACACTTTTGATTTTGTAGATTTTTGAGTTTCAGATTTGAAGGGGGTTTTGTTCTTCAAAGGGTTTAagaattcatttttgtttttctcatttttttaatcttttttgtttattttatgatcGAGTTGTTTATGCTAGCTTTCGCACACTTAactaatttaattgaatatctATCATCTCccacacatatatatgtgtatatatatatataggtaacTCTATTCATCAATTATTGTCGtttcatattatttgatttatctttaaaaaaattttagttaaatatgtattttattaaactatttttattaattaattttttaaaattccaaatttaactaatatttttatgatttttgttttatgtaGTAATTTAATACTAGGgataatataaatgaaaaaacactcttaatttgtttaaaggatgaatttaaaacaaaaaatatatatttgatataagaGTCAAGTAAAATGAtacgataaaataaaaatttagtgataaattattatttaattttaaaactagataaatacaaataaatatcctttttgatataataaataagtaaaggtttgaaaaaaaatatataaaacttctattttgataaagataatgaaattaTCTGCGGAATATTTTATGCAACatctttcaaataattaaattcgtatgttaaatttaagatacgataaatttaaaattattataatataaatatatataaaaaatataaattaaataacgaTATCAAAATGAAATATCCGCTTAATTTCTCCAATTTTGAGTCCACAATCAATTTGTCCATGTTGATGCCCACTCAAACCAACCCATGTACCTATCTATTTcaacttgaattatttttaagaacTTTAACATAAGTTTCACAAATAGGATATATAACTATTATTTGaagagttgaaaaaaaaatattctcataatactctttttttttgtcaaattataGGCAGACAAAAAATATTAAGCCATTAAGCCTCAAGCTTGATATTATTAAGTTAAGTAATTGTGTAATGGGAACTTTACTTAAAAGACAAAAATGTAACAATTTAGTCAATTAAATAatctttcaattaaatttacACGGTATACTTTAGAGTCTATTCAAGGATGATGTTTCTAACAAAATTTTCTCTTTACTGAAAACTCGAATCATAAAACATtacatcataataataatatgctatTTTTTGTTCTTACGAACTCTCCAATACCCGTTTCTCTCAACTTTCCAAGTAAATTCAAGATCGTAATTTGAACACTCTAGGGTCTACTCGATAATAATACTcctaataagatttttttataataaaactttaaattgaAAACCACCATTGCATCAAAAGCCATGTcggtaatatttttttttccctttaccAACTCCCCATTGCCCATTTTTCTCTCAACTTACCTGTCACTAATATACTGTAGAGAATAGAGACAGCAAATAGAGACAAGAAAACGACAGTACACAACAGGACATAGCTGTCTTGTCCTGCCAATTCCTCCACCCCACGCCCACCCCCACCCATTTTACCCATTTGGGTGTCAAAAATTTGTTCTTGAATGTCCAAAAAAACTAATCAAGATTCAATCTTTATGATGTTTGCTGCCACTAGAGCTCATTTTAGTGGAAATTAGTGTTGTGGGTCACTCTCATTTGCTTGAAAAGCtttgaaattttgaacttttggGATGAAAATGTACTCTTCTTTAGGTATTGATGGAAATGGAGGAGTTAatgaatatcatcatcatcatcatcatcttcctAGTTTACAGAGTTCACTTTCTGGTGAAATGACAAATTTGGCAGGGGATGCTTGTTTGGTTTTAACGGCAGATCATAGGCCTAGACTCCGGTGGACGGCGGAGCTACATGAAAGATTTGTGGATGCTGTTTCTCAACTCGGTGGCCCAGATAGTACGTTattcgtttcaatttatatgacacttTTTTCGCTTTTTAGTACCTTTAATGAGATTGATTTATAGTCTTACAAATGTTTGTAGCTTGTGACTATCTTTTAGGGTCTATTGGAAACGACTATAAGGTAGTGGTAAAGTCTGCGTACACTATACCCTCTACACACGCTACTTTATTGGATTAGactgtttttgttgttgttgttgttgtactaGTTTTGGTAGGATTATTTTCCATAGTGGAAAGTACTTTCTAGGAAAATAATGTTGTTTGGTTAGTGAgtgaaaaacaatttttaaaattttcggAAATTGGGAGTAGGGGAAGGGGAAGGGGAAGGGGAAATGCGGGAGAGATTGCAAGGTGGAGAATTGAACTTTCGTAGTGAAAGTTTAGGTAGACAAACCAACTGAGCTACTAAGATTACGTGTGATAAGCAATTTGGCATAGTGTTTGGATGAAGTTTTTTAGATTGAAGATTGATAATGATGGATAATGTTGTTGGAGTAaatgatatgaaattaaattgaCTTATACTAAGAGGCTttcttggaaaaaaaaatattttgctaGAAAATGACTTGTAAAGTTCTCATTTATTTAGTTGCAAGACTATATACATTAGTAACATTCATATGTTACTTCATTTCAGTTTATGTGtctgtctttttcttttttaacttcTATTACTATGTCTTCTTTTTCTACTTTCGTAGGATCATTTTTCATAGTCGTAAATATTTTATAGGAAAATAATgttgtttggttggtgagtgaAAAGTAAATTGATTAGTGTTTTGATGAGATTTTGATGATTAAAGATTTGTGATAACGTCTAGAGACTATCTTGGGGAAGGGGTTTTTAGATGATGTATACATTCGCTGCTTCAATAACTACACATCTTAACGTTCAGCATGTCTGTACGTCATGCGATTCTGGTTTCTTAAAGTTAAGAACTCTTTCTCCTGATCATTTGACCGTTAACTTCTGCTCGTTCATCTCTCTCTCGGGTAATAGTCCTATGATTAATGAAAGAATTTTGTTAGAAAACGATACTTTAGAGTAACATAGTAACATTTCTAGGCGTCTTAGGAAGCAAGTTAATATGAATTAATGGCATTTTGATCACATAATTATTTGGTTTTGGTTCGGTTATTTTCTTGGAACTACAATTATTGCCAACCATGTAGTATTGCTATATGTAAATCTTCAGACCTTTTCTTGATTCGTCTTGAATCTTACCTTCTCATTACTCGTCTTGGTTGAAGTAAGTGACACAATATTGACTGTGGAATTATTGCTTCACTTTGCAGAGGCTACGCCAAAAACAATTATGAAGGCAATGGGGGTGAAAGGACTCACCCTATATCATTTGAAGTCACACCTCCAGGTTTTTTTGTCGTCTCATCTGTTCTGCACAGAATTGTTTTTAGTTGCCAAGACGTGTTTCCCTCTATTCAATCAATGTGCCTTTGGTGTGAAGATTTTAGTTTAACTAAAACCTTAAATCTAGTGTCTCACAAAATTGAATTAAGGTTAAGTTTAAGCCAATTTCGGAATTTTACTTAACTTcctaaatttgaatttatttagaTACGAAGCTAGACATTAAATCGTTCAAGTTCAATGTGAGTCTTGAGGAGTGAAATGGTTCTAACTTCTAGGTTTCAATGATATTTACTTTGACAAAATGGCTCTAATGATGAATTAGTGATTGACACAAAATTTAAGTGGAGAAACACACATGTTTAGTGATGATTTATATAGATATAGCCAACTCCGACTTGCTTAGGATTGAGgcatagttgttgttgttgatgaataTTCAATTGATGATGTGTTCTCACATTTTAGCCAAAAAAAATGGACTACATATAGTTCATTTTGACTCGCAGTTTTAGCTATAGAAAAAAGTTTCATATCGAAATAAGAAAAGCAAAAGGATTCGGGCCATAAATCATAATAGAAAGAGATCAAGAAAAAGTAGTTCACAGTTTTTTTCTTCTAGTTTGCAGGCAGATCCTTGAACTCTTTATATTTTACATGTCCTTGCAGAAATATCGCCTAGGGAAGCAATCTAAGGAGGCAGCCGAGAGCTATAAAGATGGTATTTGAATACTCCAATCAATGCCTACTAATTATCCTAACTTTTTAGCGTTCTTGCAACTTTTACATTACCTTAAAAACATTAAACGACGCGTTAATGACTATGTACTTACAATTCAATGCACTGCTTTCAATCATTCATTTTCGTGACTGCTTTGGACTGTTTTTCCTTGAGCCGGGGGTCTATTGGAAACAACATCCTATCTCTGAGTTAGGGATAAAGTCCGTGTATACTCTACCCTTCCCAAACCCCAAGTTGTGGGACTACACTCgatattttgttgttgtaatCTGGATATACCTGGCTTAATTTTGAAAGATGCTTCACCGAAGTCGTTAGGCTTCAGTAATCCAGAAATGCTTTCTCTGTATCAGTCTCTTCATGTCCCCTTTAATtcctaaaagataaaaactgcTGAAAACCtctaataacaacaacaaaataaatgttataagaATGATGTTCGGATTCAAGATTTCAAGTATCTGATTGCCATTCTTCTTTTGTTGCTCTCTTTCCATTCGCGAAGCTATTTATAGAGTGAACTTTTTGTTAACTTCAAATAGTACTGTACTTTTTTGGCCATTtgctttaaatattattatttctgttGGTATGTTACTATTGACATCTCTGAGAGGAATGTATGATGGGTATGATAGTATATGTGAATTAGGGAAGGATATATATATGGACATGTGAGTACGCGGATAACTATTTCCATAACGAAGAAAAGACGGTTGTTGCTATATCTTACCCTTTTGAGCAGTTGAATCCTAATTCTTACATTGTTATTAGCTATGTGTGTTAACAGAATCATGTGTGGCAGAGAGTCAAGATACAAGTCCCTCAGCGTCGGGTTCATCAAAAGTAGTTGCCCAGGACATAAATGAGTATGTAGTATCTTCCGAGTTTCTTCTTTAGAAATAAAGTGTTGTACTTTGCATCAATTTGATATGCTCTTACATCTTTCTCAGTTGTGGATACCAAGTTACCGAGGCTTTTCGAGTACAGATGGAAGTTCAACGAAGACTACAAGAGCAGCTAGAGGTCGGTCTCTTCCCCTttttcttgctcatttgtaatGTTTGTGTAACTATGAGTCTCAACTCCTCGTTGGGCTAACCCAACCCGAAAAATACTCTTAACATGGTGTGATATTGTCCTCTTTCGGCCGTTCTAGCCCGTCACGGTTTTCCCCAAACAGTAGGACCAAATGTCACATCATCTCTTTATTAAGTTCTTATATGAAGGTTAGTTTATGGTAGTTATTGTGGTTTGTTGAATCAGGTACAACGCCATGTCCAGCTTCGTATCGAAGCACAGGGCAAGTATTTGCAAACGATACTCGAGAAAGCATGTAAAGTTCTGAACTATACCTCCGTGGAATCTCCTGATCTAGACACTGCTAGGGAACAGCTTTCTGAATTAGCAATCAAAGGCGCGACGAACAACTGTGATGGGATTGTCCCAGTTTCTTCATTACCTGAAGTCGTTACTAGTTTTGAGAACAAAAATGCTTCCGATATGCCTGCTAGCATCGGTGAATGCCTGTCATCGACTACAACCACGGCGTCTCCCACGAGCATCAGTGCTTTAAAGAAGAGACCACGAGCTTTAGCTAACGGAGATGTCTTGCCTGTGGAGAACAATATGACACAAGTGCAATGGATGATGACTAGTTCCTGAGTAAAGCCCGCTATATGAATCCTTATTGTTTCATTTAAGCTCTATCGCGATGTGATATTAGATGACATATGTTCCTCCTCCTATATTTGTTTGATGATCTAGAAAGACGAGACATGTTGAACTCCACATGCAAGTACTTAGTTTGTACATTATCCAAGTTTACTTGTTTGTATAATATCTaagttttaatcttttttaagtACCTTTTAttagaaagattttttttttgcgtttttcgaaaatattatttgatcgagttatgaattaacccattagtCAACTTATTGTCTATAAATACACTAGTATTCATGtaggttaaaaatatttaaccatTAAAGTAACATTTGTACAATCAAAAAGGAGTTGTTAGACTTAATTATAAATGCAAAAGAAGGAATTAGCTCCCAAAATTTGAAGTCatccaaatttaatttatataatcaaataaataccTCTATTTTATACATAATGTGTATAGCCAATACATATCGATAATATCTTTAGCGGAGTTCGATAgaaattgaatattaattttataaaattaatcgaGACGCATGGATCAAGAATCTTAACATGACTAAAAATGGATAAAAGTTTGAATGATATTTAAATGCAAATAATGCACGTGGTGTCTGTAGAAGCAACAATGAGCTGACAATAAATGACCTTTATCATCATTACCATATGACTAATCAAACAGGTAAAGTCTATCATACGACATCGTATTAATCcttcaagaaaattaaatatcaatagAGAAAACTTTCACATGTGAGGAAAATCCTATGATCAAGAAAACCAAAAACAGTCATTATTAGGGTACCcaaatcaagaaaacaacaGTTTCTTTCATTGATCATAGGTTTTAAATTTGATGGGGTATTGTTTTCTGGTCAATTTGTTCTTGGGTTTTCTTGGAGGAATCAATTGGTCATCTCTAAGGGGATAAAGTTCGAATCTTTTGTAAGTTGGTTCAAGGAAAAAGGTGGGATCTTTACTTTGTTTACTAGTAAAAGTTACAATTTTTGTGCGAGTTTATACTTTGTTTAGTAGTAAAGTTGgaatttttataagtattttgaGGTGAAATTGGCTTGTGAGTTGTGAGGTTAGCTATATATGGAGTTAAAGAGATAAAGTACAAATCTTTTCCAAGTTTATTGTGTTTACTAGTTAAGTTGAAACTATTGTGCAAGTTTATGCTTTTTTTGCTAGTAAAGTTGGAGGTTTTACCAATATTTGGGGTGAAAATGGATTGTGAGTTGTGAAGGTAGCTATATGTGGAGTTAAGAGgataaagttcaaatctttttcaaGTTTATCAGGAAAAAAGGTATTCTTTTTGCTTTGTTTACTAGTAAAGTTACAGTTTTTGTGCAAGTTTATACTTTGTTTACTGGTAAAGTTGGAACTTCTTAATAGTATTTTGGGGTGAAAAATGTCTTGTGAAGGTAGGTATATGTGGAGTTTGAGTGGTATTGTGGGAGCTTTTGTTGATCTTGCTATAGCATATTTCTTGCTTTGTGCAGCAACAGTAGCTTTTATAGCATcaaagtttcttgatttttttggtttgaGATTGCCATGTCCTGGTGATGGACTTCTTTTTGGTACTGTTCCAAATCGGAATTTATGTTTTCATAGACTCTTGGTTGATTTCCCAGCTGAGAAAGTGTCGAATGTCCAACTCTCCATAAGAGCAAACTTTCCTTTTACTGATACTATTTTAGGGAAAGACCAGAATtgtgatttgaatttgagattaATTGGTCAAGAAAAGGGGAATAGTCCTCATGGGTAT
Proteins encoded in this window:
- the LOC101262095 gene encoding protein PHR1-LIKE 3-like isoform X1; its protein translation is MKMYSSLGIDGNGGVNEYHHHHHHLPSLQSSLSGEMTNLAGDACLVLTADHRPRLRWTAELHERFVDAVSQLGGPDKATPKTIMKAMGVKGLTLYHLKSHLQKYRLGKQSKEAAESYKDESCVAESQDTSPSASGSSKVVAQDINDCGYQVTEAFRVQMEVQRRLQEQLEVQRHVQLRIEAQGKYLQTILEKACKVLNYTSVESPDLDTAREQLSELAIKGATNNCDGIVPVSSLPEVVTSFENKNASDMPASIGECLSSTTTTASPTSISALKKRPRALANGDVLPVENNMTQVQWMMTSS
- the LOC101262095 gene encoding protein PHR1-LIKE 3-like isoform X2, with the protein product MKMYSSLGIDGNGGVNEYHHHHHHLPSLQSSLSGEMTNLAGDACLVLTADHRPRLRWTAELHERFVDAVSQLGGPDKATPKTIMKAMGVKGLTLYHLKSHLQKYRLGKQSKEAAESYKDESQDTSPSASGSSKVVAQDINDCGYQVTEAFRVQMEVQRRLQEQLEVQRHVQLRIEAQGKYLQTILEKACKVLNYTSVESPDLDTAREQLSELAIKGATNNCDGIVPVSSLPEVVTSFENKNASDMPASIGECLSSTTTTASPTSISALKKRPRALANGDVLPVENNMTQVQWMMTSS